From the Desulfovibrio sp. JY genome, one window contains:
- a CDS encoding ABC transporter ATP-binding protein, with amino-acid sequence MLTLRNVDIHYGRVHAVRRVSLHVAPGEIVALIGANGAGKTTLLSAISGLLRVSAGEVLFDGRSIAGVKPERIVRLGLSHVPERRLVFGPMTVEDNLLLGAYSRYKRREALADRDAIYDMFPVLAERRGQQAAALSGGEQQMLAIGRALMARPRCLLLDEPGMGLAPQVCKEIFHHVGELRRDKGLTVLLVEQNAKSALAVADRGYVLETGRVLLSGTSEQLLANHDVRRAYLGREKDA; translated from the coding sequence ATGCTGACGCTTCGTAACGTCGATATCCATTACGGCCGGGTGCATGCGGTGCGCCGGGTGTCGCTGCACGTGGCCCCGGGCGAGATCGTGGCGCTTATCGGGGCCAACGGCGCGGGCAAGACCACGCTGCTCTCGGCCATCTCCGGGCTTCTGCGCGTTTCCGCCGGCGAAGTGCTTTTTGACGGCCGCTCCATCGCCGGGGTGAAGCCCGAGCGCATCGTGCGCCTGGGCCTGTCCCATGTGCCGGAGCGGCGGCTGGTGTTCGGGCCGATGACTGTGGAGGACAACCTGCTGCTCGGCGCCTATTCGCGGTATAAAAGGCGCGAGGCGCTGGCGGACCGGGACGCGATCTACGACATGTTTCCGGTCCTGGCCGAGCGCCGGGGACAGCAGGCGGCGGCGCTTTCCGGCGGCGAGCAGCAGATGCTGGCCATCGGCCGGGCGCTCATGGCCAGGCCGCGCTGCCTGCTCCTCGACGAGCCCGGCATGGGGCTGGCCCCGCAGGTGTGCAAGGAGATTTTCCACCATGTCGGGGAGTTGCGCCGCGACAAGGGGCTCACCGTGCTGCTGGTCGAGCAGAACGCCAAGAGCGCCCTGGCCGTGGCCGACCGGGGCTATGTGCTGGAGACGGGCCGGGTGCTTCTCTCCGGCACCTCCGAGCAGCTTCTGGCCAATCACGACGTGCGACGGGCCTATCTGGGGCGGGAAAAGGACGCATAG
- a CDS encoding ABC transporter ATP-binding protein, with protein sequence MTALLDVAGVTVRFGGIHALTEADFAIARGSVTSLIGPNGAGKTTMLNVVTGMTHIDGGRVFLDGGDIATLPPHKRAAAGVVRTFQNLEVFTSMSVLENVMTGRHAHTRYSIAASLLRARSFRRAEAACRERALFCLDFVGLSAERDTPAGDLPYGKQRLLEIARGLAADPKLLLLDEPAAGLNSKETARLGDLIVAIRDRLGVTIGLVEHDMDLVMRISDHVTVLNFGHPLADGTPEQVQANPEVVRAYLGEDD encoded by the coding sequence ATGACGGCGCTGCTCGACGTTGCCGGCGTCACCGTGCGCTTTGGCGGCATCCACGCCCTGACCGAGGCCGATTTCGCCATCGCCCGGGGCTCGGTCACCTCGCTGATTGGCCCCAACGGCGCGGGCAAGACCACCATGCTCAACGTGGTCACCGGCATGACGCACATCGACGGCGGCAGGGTCTTTCTGGACGGGGGCGACATCGCAACGCTGCCGCCGCACAAGCGGGCCGCCGCCGGCGTGGTGCGCACCTTCCAGAATCTGGAAGTCTTCACCTCCATGTCCGTACTCGAAAACGTCATGACCGGCCGCCATGCCCATACGCGCTACTCCATCGCCGCAAGCCTGCTGCGCGCCCGGTCCTTTCGCCGGGCCGAGGCCGCCTGCCGCGAGCGCGCCCTTTTCTGCCTCGATTTCGTGGGGCTTTCCGCCGAGCGCGACACCCCGGCCGGCGACCTGCCCTACGGCAAACAGCGCCTGCTGGAGATCGCCCGGGGGCTGGCCGCCGATCCGAAACTGCTGCTCCTCGACGAGCCCGCCGCCGGCCTCAACTCCAAGGAGACCGCCCGGCTCGGCGACCTGATCGTGGCCATCCGCGACAGGCTCGGCGTCACCATCGGCCTCGTGGAGCACGACATGGACCTCGTCATGCGCATAAGCGACCACGTCACCGTGCTCAACTTCGGCCATCCCCTGGCCGACGGCACCCCCGAGCAGGTGCAGGCGAACCCGGAAGTGGTCCGGGCCTACCTCGGCGAGGACGACTGA
- a CDS encoding branched-chain amino acid ABC transporter permease encodes MKRPLLGRAIVQAGLFLALLLAVPYVLPNDYYLSICILGCLSAIIAVGLNLLMGYAGQISLGHAAFYGIGAYVTAICTTRLGLPIPVGMAAGVGLSMVVAWVMAEPILKLKGHYLAMATLGFGIIVAIVFNEAVDVTGGPSGFVGIPRLSLGGFAFDSDRSYYNLVAVVLSLVVLASLNLMRSRTGRALRALHVSEKAAASLGIDIAAHKRFVFVLSAGLAGLAGVLYAHYLSFVAPASFGFGFSVQLVVMVVLGGMANVWGSVVGALFLTALPEALREFEDIDILVYGAILVLTIMYLPDGLTGGLGRLFRKLRRVGKGAAR; translated from the coding sequence ATGAAGCGTCCGCTTTTGGGCCGCGCCATCGTCCAGGCCGGGCTTTTTCTGGCCCTGCTGCTGGCCGTGCCGTATGTGCTCCCCAACGACTATTACCTGAGCATCTGCATCCTCGGCTGCCTAAGCGCCATCATCGCCGTGGGGCTCAATCTGCTCATGGGGTACGCCGGCCAGATTTCGCTCGGGCATGCGGCTTTTTACGGCATCGGGGCCTACGTCACGGCCATCTGCACCACGCGTTTGGGCCTGCCCATCCCCGTGGGCATGGCGGCCGGGGTGGGGTTGTCCATGGTCGTGGCCTGGGTCATGGCCGAGCCGATTTTGAAGCTCAAGGGCCACTACCTGGCCATGGCCACCCTCGGCTTCGGCATCATCGTGGCCATTGTCTTCAACGAGGCCGTGGACGTAACCGGCGGCCCGTCGGGCTTCGTCGGCATTCCGCGCCTGTCCCTTGGCGGCTTCGCTTTCGACTCGGATCGCAGCTATTACAACCTCGTGGCCGTGGTGCTGTCCCTGGTGGTGCTGGCCTCGCTCAACCTCATGCGGTCGCGTACCGGGCGGGCGCTGCGGGCGTTGCACGTCAGCGAAAAGGCCGCCGCCTCGCTCGGCATCGACATCGCCGCCCACAAGCGTTTCGTCTTCGTGCTCTCGGCCGGCCTGGCCGGCCTTGCCGGCGTGCTCTACGCCCACTACCTGAGCTTCGTCGCCCCGGCCTCCTTCGGCTTCGGCTTTTCGGTGCAGCTCGTGGTCATGGTGGTGCTCGGCGGCATGGCCAACGTCTGGGGTTCGGTTGTCGGCGCGCTGTTTCTGACCGCGCTGCCCGAGGCCCTGCGCGAGTTCGAGGACATCGACATCCTGGTCTACGGCGCGATCTTGGTGCTCACCATCATGTACCTGCCGGACGGTCTGACCGGCGGTCTGGGGCGTCTTTTCCGCAAGCTGCGCCGCGTCGGCAAGGGGGCGGCCAGATGA
- a CDS encoding branched-chain amino acid ABC transporter permease yields MLAGAPQYLVSGLTQGAAYGLIGLGFTMIFNTTGIINFAQGEFVMLGGMLSVAFLGLGLPLPVAVLAACLATAVVGALMERLTIRPLAGAPAINAVIITIGVSILLRGGAMLAFGKDTVALPAFSGVKPILALGAAIQPQSLWVLAVTLALLAALKLYFSATIQGKAMLACACQKKAASLVGISVARMALLSFGISGLIGAAAGAILAPITMTAYDVGMMLGLKGFAACILGGLGSPFGAAAGGLVLGVLEAFGAGYVSSGYKDAFAFIVLLLLLFVKPSGLFGKAGVDRV; encoded by the coding sequence ATGCTCGCCGGCGCGCCGCAATATCTCGTATCGGGACTCACCCAGGGGGCTGCTTATGGCCTGATCGGGCTTGGGTTTACGATGATTTTCAACACCACGGGCATCATCAACTTCGCCCAGGGCGAGTTCGTGATGCTCGGCGGCATGTTGTCGGTGGCTTTTTTGGGCCTTGGGCTGCCGCTTCCCGTGGCGGTGCTGGCCGCCTGTCTGGCCACGGCCGTGGTCGGCGCGCTCATGGAGCGGCTCACCATCCGGCCCCTGGCCGGCGCGCCGGCCATAAACGCCGTCATCATCACCATCGGCGTCTCGATCCTGCTTCGCGGCGGGGCCATGCTGGCCTTCGGCAAGGACACCGTCGCCCTGCCGGCCTTTTCCGGGGTCAAGCCGATATTGGCCCTGGGCGCGGCCATCCAGCCTCAGAGCCTGTGGGTCCTGGCCGTGACGCTGGCCCTGCTCGCCGCGCTCAAGCTGTATTTTTCCGCTACCATCCAGGGCAAGGCCATGCTGGCCTGCGCCTGCCAGAAAAAGGCGGCCAGCCTGGTCGGCATCTCCGTGGCCAGGATGGCGCTTTTATCCTTCGGCATAAGCGGGCTGATTGGCGCGGCGGCCGGGGCGATACTGGCCCCCATCACCATGACCGCCTATGACGTGGGCATGATGCTCGGGCTCAAGGGCTTTGCCGCCTGCATCCTGGGCGGCCTCGGCAGTCCCTTTGGCGCGGCCGCCGGGGGACTCGTGCTCGGGGTGTTGGAGGCGTTCGGCGCGGGGTATGTGTCCTCGGGCTACAAGGACGCCTTCGCCTTCATCGTTTTGTTGCTGCTGCTGTTCGTCAAACCGTCGGGGCTTTTCGGCAAGGCCGGGGTGGACCGGGTATGA
- a CDS encoding ABC transporter substrate-binding protein: MRLHAFFCALAALFALSASPAQAADPVRLGAVLSVTGPASFLGEPEKNTIQMEVDKINAAGGVLGRPLEVVILDDETGVNKAVLATDRLLKKERVSAILGPTTSGNSLAVMGKAAAAKVPLISCSAAEKITKPVNPYSFKVAPSDRLAVARILAHAKKQGYKKLAILTVSDGFGQAGREVLKELVPADGFELVADEVFGPKDTDMTAQLTKIAGASPDAIICWGTNPGPAVVAKNRVQLGIKTPLYMSHGVASKKFIELAGEAAEGILLPAGKITVAEKLPDADPEKAQLVAYAKAYEEKYHAPVSTFGGHGYDSLHLAVKAIEAAGSDKPQAIRDALEKTKNFPGIGGIFTYSPTDHAGLGPDAFIMLRIEKGDWVIVGD; the protein is encoded by the coding sequence ATGCGACTGCATGCCTTTTTTTGCGCCCTGGCCGCACTGTTTGCCTTGTCCGCCTCTCCGGCGCAGGCCGCCGATCCCGTACGCCTCGGGGCGGTGCTGTCGGTCACCGGCCCGGCCTCGTTTCTGGGCGAGCCGGAGAAGAACACCATCCAGATGGAAGTGGACAAGATCAATGCCGCCGGCGGGGTGTTGGGCCGGCCGCTCGAAGTGGTGATCCTGGACGACGAGACGGGCGTCAACAAGGCCGTGCTGGCCACGGACCGGTTGCTCAAAAAGGAGCGGGTCTCGGCCATCCTGGGCCCCACCACCTCGGGCAACTCCCTGGCCGTGATGGGCAAGGCCGCCGCGGCCAAGGTGCCGCTTATTTCCTGTTCGGCGGCCGAGAAGATCACCAAGCCGGTTAATCCGTATAGCTTCAAGGTCGCGCCGTCCGACCGGCTGGCCGTGGCGCGCATCCTGGCCCACGCCAAGAAGCAGGGATACAAGAAGCTGGCCATCCTCACCGTGTCCGACGGTTTCGGCCAGGCCGGCCGCGAGGTGCTCAAGGAACTGGTCCCGGCCGACGGCTTCGAGCTCGTGGCCGACGAGGTGTTCGGTCCCAAGGACACGGACATGACGGCCCAGCTGACCAAGATCGCGGGCGCGTCCCCGGACGCCATCATCTGCTGGGGCACCAACCCCGGTCCGGCCGTGGTGGCCAAAAACCGGGTGCAGCTCGGCATCAAGACGCCGCTTTACATGAGCCATGGCGTGGCCAGCAAAAAGTTCATCGAGCTGGCCGGCGAGGCCGCCGAGGGCATTCTGTTGCCGGCGGGCAAGATCACCGTTGCCGAAAAGCTGCCGGATGCCGACCCCGAAAAGGCGCAGCTGGTGGCCTATGCCAAGGCCTACGAGGAAAAGTACCACGCCCCGGTTTCGACCTTCGGCGGGCACGGCTACGATTCGCTGCATCTGGCGGTCAAGGCCATCGAGGCGGCCGGTTCGGACAAGCCGCAAGCCATCCGCGACGCCCTGGAGAAGACCAAGAACTTCCCCGGCATCGGCGGCATCTTCACCTACAGCCCCACGGACCATGCCGGCCTCGGCCCCGACGCCTTCATCATGCTGCGCATCGAAAAGGGTGACTGGGTCATCGTCGGCGACTAA
- a CDS encoding amino acid permease — protein sequence MAMQKKMSVFTLSMMTVAAVVSLRGLPMMAKEGLSLVFYILFSTIMFLIPASLVAAELGGAFSDKGGGVYTWIKEAFGSRWGFTAIWLQWIQNVVWYPTVLGFTASCLAYLFMQPAMAQNGVYTGIVILVCYWIATFLTLAGTGVASSVTKYGVLFGTVLPGVVIIVLGLLWIDQGNPIAFLSASPVADAAGALGHPHARLFPHITGLGSVAFLAGIILLFAGVEVHAVHANEMENPSRQFPESMFLSAAVIFLLFMLGSLAVAAVVPASEISLTAGLMQAFKQLFDKFDIGFLTPVMGLLAAFGAIGGVMSWIGGPSRGLLETAKQGEIPPFMAKVNKNGVQINILLIQGVIVSLLAALYFIMDNVSVAFFVLSAMTVTLYLVMYILMYAAAIRLRLTHPDLPRSYKVPGGIVGMCLIAGIGLIGVTFSLVVGFFPPTNLPVGNPALYVGLVAAGLVVFVGLPLVINACKKPGWRQVGK from the coding sequence ATGGCGATGCAAAAAAAGATGTCGGTTTTTACGCTGAGCATGATGACCGTCGCGGCGGTGGTGAGTCTGCGCGGACTGCCGATGATGGCCAAAGAGGGCCTCTCCCTGGTCTTTTACATCCTTTTCTCCACCATCATGTTCCTTATCCCGGCCTCCCTCGTCGCGGCGGAACTGGGCGGCGCCTTCAGTGACAAGGGCGGCGGCGTCTATACCTGGATCAAGGAAGCGTTCGGTTCGCGTTGGGGCTTCACGGCCATCTGGCTCCAGTGGATTCAAAACGTGGTCTGGTATCCCACGGTGCTCGGTTTTACGGCCAGCTGCCTGGCCTACCTCTTTATGCAGCCCGCCATGGCCCAAAACGGCGTCTACACCGGCATCGTGATCCTGGTGTGCTACTGGATAGCCACATTCCTGACCCTGGCCGGAACGGGCGTGGCCAGTTCGGTCACCAAATACGGCGTGCTGTTCGGCACCGTGCTGCCCGGGGTGGTGATCATCGTGCTTGGGCTTTTGTGGATCGACCAGGGCAACCCCATCGCGTTTTTAAGCGCCAGCCCGGTCGCGGACGCCGCCGGCGCGTTGGGCCATCCCCACGCCAGACTCTTTCCCCACATCACCGGTCTTGGCAGCGTGGCCTTCCTGGCCGGCATCATCCTGCTTTTCGCCGGCGTGGAGGTCCACGCCGTGCACGCCAATGAAATGGAAAACCCGTCCCGCCAGTTTCCGGAAAGCATGTTTCTGTCCGCGGCCGTGATCTTCCTGCTCTTTATGCTCGGTTCCCTGGCCGTGGCCGCCGTGGTTCCGGCCTCGGAAATCAGCCTCACGGCCGGGCTCATGCAGGCCTTCAAGCAACTTTTCGACAAATTCGACATCGGCTTTTTGACGCCGGTCATGGGCCTGCTTGCGGCCTTCGGCGCCATCGGCGGCGTCATGTCCTGGATCGGCGGGCCGAGCCGGGGCCTGCTCGAGACGGCCAAGCAGGGCGAGATTCCGCCCTTCATGGCCAAGGTCAACAAGAACGGCGTGCAGATCAACATCCTGCTCATCCAGGGCGTGATCGTCAGCCTGCTCGCCGCCCTCTACTTCATCATGGACAACGTGAGCGTGGCCTTTTTCGTGCTTTCGGCCATGACCGTCACCCTCTATCTCGTGATGTACATCCTCATGTACGCCGCCGCCATCCGGCTGCGCCTGACCCATCCCGACCTGCCGCGTTCCTACAAGGTGCCCGGCGGCATCGTCGGCATGTGCCTGATCGCCGGCATCGGCCTCATCGGCGTGACGTTCTCCCTGGTGGTCGGCTTTTTCCCGCCGACGAACCTTCCCGTGGGCAATCCCGCCCTGTACGTGGGCCTCGTGGCGGCCGGTCTGGTGGTCTTCGTCGGCCTGCCGCTGGTCATCAACGCCTGCAAGAAACCCGGCTGGCGCCAGGTCGGCAAATAG
- a CDS encoding glutamate decarboxylase encodes MPLHQKDTVRDDLLDDVYASSDLSVRMPKYRFPQNEIEARHAYQVVHDELMLDGNSRQNLATFCQTWADPEIHQLMDECLDKNMIDKDEYPQTAELEARCVHMLADLWHSPEAANTMGCSTTGSSEAAMLGGLAMKWRWRAARKAAGKPTDKPNMICGPVQVCWHKFARYWDVELREIPMEHDRLIMSPEEVIKRCDENTIGVVPTLGVTFTCQYEPVEAVCQALDKYQADTGCDIPVHVDGASGGFLAPFRDPDLLWDFRLPRVKSINASGHKFGLSPLGVGWVVWRDAKELPEDLIFNVNYLGGNMPTFALNFSRPGGQIIAQYYNFLRLGREGYHKIQSACYDTAAYLGDALREVPDFEVIYDGRGGIPAVSWSLVEGKKHNFNLYDLSDRLRSRGWQVPAYSMPPHREDLVVMRALVRHGFSRDLADLLVEDLKRCLAYFAKNPVTQSLTAETASGFSHT; translated from the coding sequence ATGCCCTTGCATCAGAAGGACACGGTCCGCGACGATCTCCTGGACGATGTGTATGCGTCGAGCGACCTTTCGGTGCGCATGCCCAAGTACCGCTTTCCCCAAAATGAAATCGAGGCCAGACACGCCTATCAGGTGGTGCACGACGAACTGATGCTCGACGGCAATTCCCGTCAGAATCTGGCCACCTTCTGCCAGACCTGGGCCGATCCCGAGATTCACCAGCTGATGGACGAATGCCTCGACAAGAACATGATCGACAAGGACGAGTACCCCCAGACCGCCGAGTTGGAAGCGCGCTGCGTGCACATGCTGGCCGACCTGTGGCACTCGCCCGAGGCCGCCAACACCATGGGCTGCTCCACCACCGGCTCGAGCGAGGCGGCCATGCTCGGCGGGCTGGCCATGAAATGGCGCTGGCGGGCCGCCCGCAAGGCCGCCGGCAAGCCGACCGACAAACCCAACATGATCTGCGGCCCGGTCCAGGTCTGCTGGCACAAGTTCGCCCGCTACTGGGACGTCGAACTGCGCGAAATCCCCATGGAGCACGACCGGCTCATCATGAGCCCCGAGGAAGTCATCAAACGCTGCGACGAGAACACCATCGGCGTGGTGCCGACCCTCGGCGTGACCTTCACCTGCCAGTACGAGCCCGTCGAGGCGGTATGCCAGGCCCTGGACAAGTATCAGGCCGACACCGGCTGCGACATCCCGGTGCATGTGGACGGCGCCAGCGGCGGCTTTCTGGCCCCGTTTCGCGATCCCGACCTGCTGTGGGATTTCCGGCTGCCCCGGGTCAAGTCCATCAACGCCTCGGGCCACAAGTTCGGCCTGTCGCCGCTCGGCGTCGGCTGGGTGGTGTGGCGCGACGCCAAGGAACTGCCCGAGGACCTGATCTTCAATGTCAACTACCTGGGCGGCAACATGCCGACCTTCGCGCTCAACTTCTCGCGCCCCGGCGGCCAGATCATCGCCCAGTACTACAATTTCCTGCGCCTTGGCCGCGAGGGCTACCACAAGATCCAGTCGGCCTGCTACGACACGGCCGCCTATCTCGGCGACGCGCTTCGGGAAGTCCCGGACTTCGAGGTCATCTACGACGGGCGGGGCGGCATCCCGGCCGTGAGTTGGAGCCTTGTCGAAGGGAAAAAGCACAACTTCAACCTCTACGACCTGTCCGATCGGCTGCGTTCCCGGGGCTGGCAGGTGCCGGCCTATTCCATGCCGCCCCATCGCGAGGACCTCGTGGTCATGCGCGCCCTGGTCCGCCACGGCTTCAGCCGCGACCTGGCCGACCTGCTGGTCGAGGACCTCAAGCGCTGCCTGGCCTACTTCGCCAAAAACCCCGTGACCCAGTCCCTGACCGCGGAAACGGCCTCGGGGTTCAGCCATACCTAA
- a CDS encoding outer membrane homotrimeric porin: MPRFRSAALVLVAACFLAATASAATSVSMYGDFRVQGTFFSNQNYTGWNADGTQTADTMNFWQRMRLHVDLAANENLAFRLGLRVNNQTWGHGTLTAANPTTAIEPYQCYLQFTLPGTAIQVTAGYQPLSLPHTSVFYDSVVLGTDSGNSDAAALVVSVPLLEDRLGVTAGYARLVDTNRTYDTTTTQVGDELDLTFVTLPVAISGTHITPWGAVAILGRAADLPDSMSNSLRAAGSFVTPTGFADNQSAAFWTGFTLTAELPIPLKLYADAVYGDAWAADRERCRRRGWFADAALEYTGFTMVAPQLLGWYGSGEDSGLSNGSERLPTINTEWGPAGSFLFNADQYLTQAAMNTTPQGSMGLVLNFSKISIVPRLTSLVAFSYATGTSSPAGLRKAVAVTGGPGSYVTMGEDLAQGENLYSVACEHVYALTDAVNLIGELGWAHPEGLHSSIWGHRMVNQAGDAWQAALGIIYTF, translated from the coding sequence ATGCCCCGATTCCGGTCCGCCGCTCTCGTTCTCGTCGCCGCCTGCTTTCTCGCCGCCACCGCCTCGGCCGCAACCTCCGTTTCCATGTACGGCGATTTCCGCGTGCAGGGCACGTTCTTCAGCAACCAGAACTACACCGGCTGGAACGCCGACGGCACCCAGACCGCGGACACCATGAATTTCTGGCAGCGCATGCGCCTGCACGTCGATCTTGCCGCCAACGAAAATCTGGCCTTTCGCCTGGGGCTTCGCGTCAACAACCAGACCTGGGGGCACGGCACCCTGACGGCGGCCAACCCCACGACCGCCATCGAGCCCTACCAGTGCTATCTCCAGTTCACCCTGCCCGGTACGGCCATCCAGGTGACGGCCGGCTACCAGCCCCTGTCCCTGCCCCATACCTCGGTCTTCTACGACTCCGTGGTGCTCGGCACGGACTCGGGCAACAGCGACGCGGCCGCCCTGGTCGTCAGCGTCCCGCTGCTCGAGGACCGGCTCGGCGTCACGGCCGGCTACGCCCGGCTGGTGGACACCAACCGGACCTACGACACCACCACCACGCAAGTCGGCGACGAGCTGGACCTCACCTTCGTCACGCTGCCGGTGGCGATTTCGGGCACGCACATCACGCCCTGGGGCGCGGTGGCCATCCTCGGCCGCGCCGCCGACCTGCCGGACTCCATGAGCAACTCCCTGCGCGCCGCCGGGTCCTTCGTGACCCCGACGGGCTTTGCCGACAACCAGAGCGCCGCCTTCTGGACAGGCTTCACCCTGACCGCCGAGCTGCCGATACCGCTCAAGCTCTATGCCGACGCGGTCTACGGCGACGCCTGGGCCGCCGATCGGGAACGCTGCCGCCGGCGCGGCTGGTTCGCGGACGCGGCCCTGGAATACACCGGCTTCACCATGGTCGCGCCCCAGCTCCTCGGCTGGTACGGCAGCGGCGAGGATTCCGGGCTGTCCAACGGCTCGGAACGGCTGCCCACCATCAACACGGAATGGGGACCCGCCGGCTCGTTTCTGTTCAACGCCGACCAGTACCTGACCCAGGCCGCCATGAACACCACGCCCCAGGGCAGCATGGGATTAGTGCTTAATTTCAGCAAAATCAGCATCGTGCCGCGCCTGACCTCCCTGGTGGCCTTTTCCTACGCCACGGGCACCAGCTCGCCGGCGGGCCTGCGCAAGGCCGTGGCCGTCACGGGGGGACCCGGTTCCTATGTCACCATGGGGGAGGACCTGGCCCAGGGCGAAAACCTCTACTCCGTGGCCTGCGAGCATGTGTACGCCCTGACCGACGCCGTGAACCTGATCGGCGAGCTGGGCTGGGCGCATCCCGAAGGGCTCCACTCGAGCATCTGGGGGCATCGCATGGTCAACCAGGCCGGCGACGCCTGGCAGGCGGCGCTTGGCATCATCTATACCTTTTAA